One genomic region from Streptomyces sp. NBC_01304 encodes:
- a CDS encoding ABC transporter ATP-binding protein — translation MIGLAPPEYDPAAPRTATTLPVGGPATVRAYVRELLRRHRKAFALLVAVNAVAVIASMVGPWLLGSLIEKASTASEGAAADLHLTRTVAVFAGALVVQALFVRLVRLRGAMLGERMLADLREDFLIRSVGLPPGVLERAGTGDLLSRITTDIDRLANAMREAVPQLTIGVVWIALLLGGLVVTAPPLAPAVLLAVPLLVVGCRWYFKRAPSAYRSEAAGYAAVAAALTETVDAGRTVEAHRLGERRIALSDQRVKEWTAWERYTLWLRSVLFPVINFTHVTVLGSVLMVGGVFVLQGWIGVGQLTTGALLAQMMVDPVGLILRWYDELQVAQVSLGRLVGVREIEPGEGDASLAPEGRQVDADKVNFGYRPGVDVLREVSLKVAPGSRVALVGPSGAGKSTLGRLLAGIYAPRTGSVSLGRAELSQMPPERVREHVALVNQEHHVFVGSLRDNLLLARSGAEDAELWAALGAVDADGWARALDEGLDTEVGSGGLALTPAQAQQIALARLVLADPHTLVLDEATSLLDPRAARHLERSLARVLEGRTVVAIAHRLHTAHDADVIAVVERGRIAELGSHDELVAADGAYAALWRSWHG, via the coding sequence ATGATCGGCCTGGCGCCGCCGGAGTACGATCCGGCGGCCCCTCGTACCGCCACCACCCTGCCGGTGGGCGGGCCCGCGACCGTGCGCGCCTATGTGCGCGAACTGCTGCGCCGCCACCGCAAGGCGTTCGCGCTGCTCGTCGCCGTGAACGCGGTCGCGGTCATCGCTTCGATGGTCGGCCCCTGGTTGCTCGGGTCGCTCATCGAGAAGGCGTCGACGGCATCCGAGGGTGCCGCGGCGGATCTCCATCTGACGCGTACGGTCGCGGTGTTCGCGGGTGCGCTCGTGGTGCAGGCCCTGTTCGTGCGACTGGTACGGCTGCGTGGCGCGATGCTCGGCGAGCGGATGCTGGCCGACCTGCGCGAGGACTTCCTGATCCGGTCGGTGGGGCTGCCCCCGGGCGTCCTGGAACGGGCCGGCACCGGTGACCTGCTCTCCCGGATCACGACCGACATCGACCGTCTGGCGAACGCCATGCGGGAGGCCGTGCCGCAGCTGACGATCGGCGTGGTGTGGATCGCGCTGCTCCTCGGCGGGCTCGTGGTGACCGCGCCGCCGCTGGCGCCCGCGGTGCTGCTCGCGGTGCCGCTGCTTGTGGTCGGCTGCCGCTGGTACTTCAAGCGGGCGCCGTCCGCGTACCGTTCGGAGGCCGCCGGGTACGCGGCCGTGGCCGCCGCGCTCACCGAGACGGTGGACGCGGGGCGGACGGTGGAGGCCCACCGGCTCGGCGAGCGGCGCATCGCGCTGTCCGACCAGCGGGTAAAGGAGTGGACGGCGTGGGAACGCTACACGCTGTGGCTGCGGTCCGTGCTCTTCCCGGTCATCAACTTCACGCATGTGACCGTGCTCGGCTCGGTCCTGATGGTCGGCGGCGTCTTCGTGCTGCAGGGCTGGATCGGGGTCGGGCAGCTGACCACGGGTGCCTTGCTCGCGCAGATGATGGTCGACCCGGTCGGTCTCATTCTGCGCTGGTACGACGAACTCCAGGTCGCCCAGGTCTCGTTGGGCCGCCTGGTCGGTGTGCGGGAGATCGAGCCGGGCGAGGGCGACGCCTCGCTCGCGCCCGAGGGGCGCCAGGTCGACGCCGACAAGGTGAACTTCGGGTACCGGCCGGGTGTGGACGTGCTGCGCGAGGTGTCGCTCAAGGTGGCGCCGGGCAGCCGGGTCGCGCTGGTCGGGCCTTCCGGCGCGGGCAAGTCGACGCTCGGGCGGCTGCTCGCCGGGATCTACGCACCGCGCACCGGGTCGGTCAGCCTCGGCCGGGCCGAACTGTCACAGATGCCGCCGGAGCGGGTGCGTGAGCATGTGGCGCTGGTCAACCAGGAGCATCACGTGTTCGTGGGCTCCCTGCGCGACAACCTGCTGCTCGCCCGCTCGGGCGCCGAGGACGCCGAACTCTGGGCGGCGCTCGGGGCGGTGGACGCGGACGGCTGGGCGCGGGCCCTGGACGAGGGGCTCGACACCGAGGTCGGCTCGGGCGGGCTCGCGCTGACTCCGGCGCAGGCGCAGCAGATCGCGCTGGCCCGCCTTGTCCTCGCGGACCCGCACACGCTGGTCCTGGACGAGGCGACATCGCTCCTCGACCCCCGGGCGGCCCGCCACCTGGAGCGCTCGCTCGCGCGGGTCCTCGAAGGACGGACCGTGGTGGCCATCGCCCACCGCCTGCACACCGCGCACGACGCGGATGTGATCGCGGTGGTGGAGCGGGGGCGGATCGCCGAGCTGGGCAGCCATGACGAGTTGGTGGCGGCGGACGGGGCGTATGCGGCGCTCTGGAGGTCTTGGCACGGGTGA